gggATTGATCATGACTGGAGATGAGAAATTATTAATGAGTGAACATTCTGGTGATTAATACAATAACCTGCCCTGCAAGGTGGGATTCTccagccatttgttaaaggaaggatcagcaaagactatTTGATGAAAATATGTATGGGACTTTTTCAGACCTTTTCGGAATTTGGTCAGTACACAATACTTATTTTGGAGTAATAGTTTTCATAAAGAATTGTTATATGATAGATTAATGACAAGCAGCCCTACGCGATTTACATGAATGTTTAATGGATATTTATAAAGGGGTTATTCCACTGTAAATGTAGCTAATACTTCTAAATATACTTATTGTATCTAAACTTAATGAAACAGCAGTCTACATCATCCTGGTCTGTGATTTAATTGCTGTTGTTATGCCTACTGATCTGTTGTATAAGGGTATATATGCTGCTGCTTTGATGGCATTTGACACCGTTAGATAATATGATGATAATCGTTGTGTTTGCCTTACCTAATAAGGTGATGGTCTATTCAttttaacaattataataataaaatgtctcACTGTTTACTAACTCTCAGGGGTTTCAAACCTCAatgggttttttttcttctatatcttaaagaaagctgaatatatatataacacttgtactttcatagtaggaaaaaagcatgctatggaagtcaatggttacttacatgtttccatctttctttaaagggcacctatggtaaaaaatctacttttcaagctgtttggacagacatatgtgcatgtatggtgtatagaccgtcatattggggtgatataagcacacccagtgcttttttttttcaatttaacaatataaaaaacggtggaccaattggagctgttttcaaatcgactgctacctgacgtaggagtgcggtccccccgcccaacGAATATTGATTGagaggcgcgtcatcatatcctcagtttgttgattcacgtccgccattttcagcgtgagtcgaagcgatatcactaaaggaacaccctagctctatttttagatgtaaggcacattgggctcaacacaagagcaatattctccacattaatcactctaatcggaattattggttgtatctttaggtaggtttgcaaacatgtgtacttctcattgagtctaccttatacttcagccgtttgcatttctcgcgatcccagaagctccctgtgatactaactagcatgtgttttagaattctaaacataggtttctatcagggtacactcaagtcgacggctgggcgccgcggaccgctgcagaaacctatgtttagaattcaaaaatgcgaggctcgacgattcgggacacttcatgtttctgccgcgccacagagagtgtctggtgtgccgtgtcgcggcttcgagcggcgcatccggtgcctcagtcaaagttaattcagtgtgcgtggttattagtctcggtgtacaagcttggcacttgaaactagcacacagttagctgtaaaactgtacaaagacacatatgattgtgtactctctgcttggtctgtgtccgagtcgtacatgtacgactgaatggtgatcctctctccttctccgtctgcctgtcagactgttgcaaacacagagcgggtcatggcccgcccccttgttacgttggcgggaagtcgaaactaatttacatgtgaagcaacacacccctaaatcagcgaactgtggacacgcccccaacatgacacttttaacacattataataaaaaaatctgaattgtgttttgaactgaacctaaactggcacactcagaagaaccataatattaatattaaatcataaaaaggaggtaaactatgtgccctttaaaatatcttcttttgtgttaatcagaataataatataaatgtttggaatgagtgaagggtgaataaatcatgacagaatattcattttttgggtgaattaaccctttaagtGTCTTTGATTGTGTTGCCAAATGTTACAAACAAGCTAACCCCATGGAAAATGTTCAGAACAGGTTCAAATAGTGTATATTGCAAATAGAACAGGGGACAGCTAACTTCAATTccaatttttttccaatttccaaTTTCCcatgtatgtgtaagcaggaaaaaatcacatggattccggaTTCACTggaatcagattcaggccttgttcataagtggaaatttatccgatatgaatcagatctgtgcCCTCATGTTTGCACTGTAAGCAGGTAGTTCGGTCAATGTGAGTCACGTGTCAGTAACAACCGAAGCGAATGACATCAAGTCTGATGCTTTCATTttggaacagacttcagcagagtcccaaaccctAAATTTCATACACGAAGActtaaaaagcttttatattgtcatatagcacaaatATTTGAGCatgttaatgagagagagagagagagagagagagagagagagagagagagagagagagagagagagagagagagagagagagagagagcgcaacaTCCACCAcataaactatataatataaaactGTGGCATACGTCACTTGCATATAAGTCAAGGCATGAACATTaaattaagatgcctactggtttaaaaaggcctagattaaaagaagatggccaaatggaaacttttctgtcataaactatagtaaaacagcttgtcagaaagaataaaaaaaaaaactaaaccctGTGAACtcattaaatacaggaatggaggaaaaaaacactctttaattatcagctgtcagtcagcgcccgctctttttttcctggtcattgcgcctttgccgtgtgctgtgtaaatacggacaatcggatacgagtcacttttaaaagatgatgtcatcaaaaaaatcggatacagtcacaaaatcggattTGACCATTAattatgcagtgtaaatgcagctaaAGAGTCACTTTTTCGGActacatatttttacatatatatatatttttttttttcgtagaGGAAActgatttatattttaatacactTGGTTTGTCAGTGCTGGCAAAGCTTTTTCTCAGGGTCTCAATTACCACCCCCATGGCTTAATATCAGATATGCctgtctatttaattatttacctgctTTAGTTACTTGTTGTCAGCGTAATGaaaggcctattttaggggggctgtagcaccactatatttctactcagcccctcTAAAACTTTTCTGATAATCTGTAGACCAAATTATCGTCtctgtcccctttaaatttgatatgaagacGGCGCCAAAATTCGGCTCCTCCCTGACTttcgtttttcatttgatcagctgtGCAGAGTGAGAGAACAAGGTGTTTGCAGTTCTTTGCCATGGATACACTTGTAttacttgtaccccaatgtcagataggagcaatcgggtttcccatctactgtttcctcaGTGCTCACCTcacacagctgtttcctccagcgaaaatgtaactcttaacgaacattttactatttttatttcaaaatgaactaccattacaaaacacattacagtgcatgtggcattatgTATACCACAGTcatgcacagaaaggattaaacacagtgacagaaccccTTGAATGAATGTACTTATTTTAactgtcactgacagagatagaaacatcatgtgttgtcttgtattaaaaatatttcctattttaatattGTGATTCAGtccgtgaaatatgtgaattagccagtaggtttaaaaagatatatttttaaatgtatgccatttaattagaaaagtggcagttttatttattaaatacatggaaACGGCCACGCAGTAGgtactgctgtcgcctcacagcaagaaggtcgctggttcgagcgagtttctgtgtgaagtttgggTGGAAACCatacgcgtgggtttcctccgcatgctccggtttccccctctgtccaaagacatgcggtacaggtggtTTGGGTAGGTTAATttgtccgtagtctatgagtgtgtatggatgtttcccagagatgggttgcagctggaagggcatccgctgcgtaaaacatgtgctggataagttggcggttcattccgctgtggcaaccccggattaataaaaggattaagccaaaaagaaaatgaatgaatgaatacatgaaaacaaaaattgtACTTTAACATATGATGTGGCTTtcactacagtaaacaggtttgTTGAGCCTATATGGCTCATTCTGAACTCAAATGACTATACactatacccaattcacctgtaccgcatgtctttggactgtgggggaaaccggagcacccggaggaaacccacacgaaggcagggagaacatgcaaactccacacagaaacgccaactgacccagccgaggctcgaaccagcgaccttcttgctgtgaggcgacagcactacctactgcgccacctcatttttaagtgtattattattaaattattactaataaatacattagggttatatatatatatatatatataatttttttttctcacatggagctgagcccccctagaATGAAagtcctaaaatcgcccctggaTGGCGCCCCACCCCACTGCTGTTACTGTTGTCTAACTCCAGAAAAGGAaaacaaatgtacaataaaaGAGCCCATAATCTTCAATACTTGCTTTACACAAGATCTTAAGCCATAAAAAACATTTGCGTGagaaaaaatatcaaatgtaaGTGATTACTCACAGAAACTGCACTCTCTCCCACTTTCTGTGCTCAAATTACAGTTAAGCTCGGGTTGCTGATTTCACAAGAAATATAGCCCTGCAATATAAAAACTCTAATTATGCCACCACCCATTcataaattacaattttacagcaatattataaatataaaatgtttctttttttgttaaataaccATGTAATAGTAATTACGATTCTGTTATCATTAATGACTGACAGCACAGCTGACATGGTACtcataatccataatcataatcCATTCAGGATATTAACTACATTGTAAATCTACTGACTTTCATCTGTAAATTGCATAAACTTTGCAGTTATTATTTAGCAACATTTTTCTTCCATTTAATTcagtaatctttatttctatggtGCTTTTACAATGTTGTGTTAAAGCAACTTAACatgaagaaaagagaataaaaagctATAATATTTCAGATAGTGGAACAATCAGCAAATCAGGCAAGCTCAGAGAACCTGAACCTCATAAATTATCCTTATACTCTGTTTTATAAGCCAAGTTTTTATCATttggtaaaatataaataatttggtaGAGTAAAATATTTCAACACAAACATAAATGTAATTGATGTAATatggcaaaaaacaaaactaaaactaaacaccGTGCTACAAGTGGTTAAAAGACTGTCATGAACGAAAAAACGTCAACTGAACCGGGGTTTGTGCTTATATTGTGGTATGGCGGGGCATTTCCATGCAATATGCCCCCACGCCACCTCTACGTCCATCGGTGAGTGCTGTTATTTCTGTTAAAGAGTATATATTTCCTCTAACTTCCAATGTGACTCTTACTGCCTGTAATATATCCCTTTCAGTAATCGTGCTTCTTGACTCTGGTTCAGCTGATTCAGTGTTACACAGCCTGGACAAAATTTGCATTGTTCCTCCTGAATCCAAGGCTCATCTATCAGCTGGATTCTACTTTCTAGGACCCTGGCATAGGCTTTTaagggaggctgaggagtgtgatttCCTGATAATTGAAATACACCAACACCCACCCCCCTCCCCTTCCTTCCCTTCTCAAAAATGTCACATCAacctttaatattattttgctttataagtttaaaactatTGCGTAAAACTGGGATTGTTTTCACTGTACGCATGTTTTCACCTCTCAGAAGTGATTATAGGCCTATGTGTATGAACTTTCATTACCTTTCCCTTTGGCCTCCTACCTTTTACCTTAAAAGCTTATTGACTTATACCATGCGCCATGACTTGCTGAAATCTATACACTAGGTTAAAAATTAAACCAGACAGTACATGTTCAAGCAGAACACGGATAATCCCACACTCTGTCATTCGCAAACATGAGATTTGTGGTCTGTTTTCTTTCTCTGCTCACTGTGTTCAGCGCTGGACAATGTGGGAATATATTAGTCTGGTATACTGAGGGCAGCCACTGGATTAATCTGAAGATTGTGTTGGACACTTTATTGGACAGGGGACACAATGTTACAGTGTTGGTTCCTGATGGCGCGCTCTTTATGAAAGCCAACGAATCGGATCGCTTCTCCTACCAGCACTTCAGTGTGTCCACATCTGCACAGGACATGCAAGATTTCTTTGATGAACTTTTACATTTCTCAGTGTTTGAGATGGAGAAGTCAAACTTGCTTGAGATTCAAATGAAATTCTTCGAGCTTGGTTCCAAACATCAAGATGTGAGTTTGTCATACTGTGACGGCATTCTGAAATCTCCGGAGTTGATGGACAAATTGAAGAAAGGAAAGTTTGACGTCCTCCTGTCAGATCCAATGTACCCGTGTAGTGATATCGTGGCTGAAGAGCTGAATGTTCCCTTAGTTTACACGTTCAGATTCTCCGTTGCTCATGCAGCAGAGCGCATGTGTGGTCAGATACCAGCTCCTCCATCATATGTTCCTGGAGCCATGAGTAAACTCACAGACAAGATGAGCTTTACTGAGCGAATCTTCAATATGCTCTTCTACCTTTCTCAAGACACTTTATCTAGACAAATATGGAAAAGATTTGATAACTATTACACTGAATATTTTGGTGAGTAACATGAAGCTTCCAAATAATAATTGATCCAAAAAATTGCATGCACAGAATGTAAGATATATATATTCAAGTCACCAGATGATTGGTTTTGGGTGTGTTCCTTTAGCTAAACAAACACAATTTGTAATTCTATAATACTTCagtgagatttatacatcatctgaaagcagAATAGATAAGTTATGGTTTGGTATGGTCTGAAATGGTATAATTAGTTTGGACAGAGTAATAGCTGGCAGAGATGCAACTAATTAAGAATCTAGAAACTAAGGCTTTAGAAAAAATCTTAAAGTTGAGAAAATAGCCAAAATGAAAGtccttagcaatgcatattactaataaaaaatggCATTTTGATGCCTCTGCAGAAGGGAATTTagggaaaatagttttttttacatattatctAAAACACTTCATTTCAGGACGGCCCACTTCCTATTGTGAGATGATGGGTAAAGCTGATATCTGGTTAATCAGAACCTACTGGGATTTTGAGTTTCCACGGCCATTCGTGCCCAATTTCAAATATATTGGAGGGCTTCACTGCACCCCTGCCAAGCCATTACCCAAGGTGAGTCTGTGTTTTTAACATTCAGCTTCATTTGTTGGTACAAAGCATGCCTACAAGTCTAAGAAGAGTTCATTATTTGACTGAAAATAATGTTTAGTGAGCAAGTCACATGATGTTATGTcttgatcaccagcgatctaaccaccagagatgcaacacacacatacacacacacacacacacacacacacacacacacacacacacacacacacacacacacacacacacacacacacacctgctccaagtctccactttcacagctgatgctgcttttgGACTGATTATTGCTCTACATATACAGCACACTAACACACAGTTGTCAGAGTCTTATCTACTGTTATCTGTTAAAGTGGCATTACAACtcgtttcctttgtcttgcttttccgtattttgacccttgccttgtaaATCTGTTTaaccctgtctgccgcctgccttctgacctctcgcctgttacttTGACTACGTTTCTaaattgcctgtatacatctgtttgccccagTGTTGACCACTGCTTACCTAACTCTGCATTTAAACCAGCATGTGTATCTGCGCCTCTGTTGTTAGTGTCACTTCCCCTGTTACAATGTTTTTATGATAGTCTGAATGAATTATGTTAATTTAGTTCACTTCATTGAAAAACAACAGCTCATAAGAGTTATTTGTTCTTGAATCATACTATGTGGTTTGGGTTAATTTTGGAAAAATTAATTtcttgctgttattattattacatattattattattatttcatattttattgacTATCTTTATTTTACCAGAAAACTGCAGTATATTCTACAACCCCaattcagaaaaagttgggacagtatggaaaacgcaaataaaaaggaAAGTAGTGATtactaaatttactttgatttatacaacaaacattatttaatgtgttcctcaggattaaattttttaaaatttagcatttagcAATTTAGGACcaataatcaggtaaattggttaaataatgatgtaatttGAAACAAgtgattataattatgatttggtacaaaagcagcatccaagaaaggtctagtcctttaggagcaaagatgggctgaggatcgccagtttgccaacaaatatgtgagaaaattattgaaatgtttaaaaacaatgttcctcaaagaaagataggaaaaCATTTAGATAATTCACCTTTAAAAAAGCATATCATAATCTagagattcaaggaatctggaggaatttcagtaaATAAAGGAAAAGGGCGAAAgtctaagctgaacaactgtgatctttGATGCCTCAGGtgggcggcactgcatcaagaatcatcaatCATCTACtgtataagcaatatcaccacatgggctcaggactactttggcaaacctttgtcaagtaccacaatatgtagttacagtcacaaatgccagttaaaactgtactgtaccaacaggaagcc
This Danio aesculapii chromosome 5, fDanAes4.1, whole genome shotgun sequence DNA region includes the following protein-coding sequences:
- the LOC130228868 gene encoding UDP-glucuronosyltransferase 2C1-like isoform X1; the encoded protein is MRFVVCFLSLLTVFSAGQCGNILVWYTEGSHWINLKIVLDTLLDRGHNVTVLVPDGALFMKANESDRFSYQHFSVSTSAQDMQDFFDELLHFSVFEMEKSNLLEIQMKFFELGSKHQDVSLSYCDGILKSPELMDKLKKGKFDVLLSDPMYPCSDIVAEELNVPLVYTFRFSVAHAAERMCGQIPAPPSYVPGAMSKLTDKMSFTERIFNMLFYLSQDTLSRQIWKRFDNYYTEYFGRPTSYCEMMGKADIWLIRTYWDFEFPRPFVPNFKYIGGLHCTPAKPLPKDMEEFAQSSGDDGIVVFTLGSMIDKVPKEMSNRIASALAQIPQKVLWRYGGEKPDTLGENTRIYKWMPQNDLLGHPKTRAFITHGGTNGIYEAIYHGVPMVGIPLFGDQPDNLVHMTTRGAAVVVDSIKSMQPQELVDKINTVINDPSYKENAMRLSRIHHDRPMKPLDESVFWIEFVMRNKGAKHLRVEAHNLTWYQYHCLDVFAFLTTVLTLVLYICFKMAKFFIMRCCFRSERKSKKE